Proteins from a single region of Sesamum indicum cultivar Zhongzhi No. 13 linkage group LG5, S_indicum_v1.0, whole genome shotgun sequence:
- the LOC105162482 gene encoding 60S ribosomal protein L21-1, protein MPAGHGQRARTRDLFARPFRKKGPTHLSTYLRIYKIGDYVDVKVNGSIHKGMPHKFYHGRTGRVWNVTKRAIGVEVNKQVGNRIIKKRIHVRVEHVQPSRCHEEILERIKKNDQLKAEAKAQGKIISTKRQPEGPKPGFMVEGATLETVTPIPYDVVNDLKGGY, encoded by the exons ATGCCGGCGGGACACGGTCAGAGGGCGCGGACTAGGGATCTCTTCGCTAGGCCCTTCAGGAAGAAGGGTCCAACCCATCTTTCGACCTACCTTCGGATCTACAAAATCGGAGATTATGTTGATGTCAAAGTTAACGGGTCCATCCATAAGGGCATGCCCCATAAATTCTACCATGGTCGTACGGGTCGGGTCTGGAATGTAACCAAGCGTGCCATCGGCGTTGAAGTCAATAAGCAG GTCGGCAACAGAATCATCAAGAAGAGGATACATGTTCGTGTGGAACATGTTCAGCCATCACGATGCCATGAGGAGATTCTTGAGAGGATAAAAAAGAATGATCAGTTGAAGGCTGAAGCTAAGGCGCAAGGTAAAATTATTAGCACGAAGAGGCAGCCAGAAGGTCCCAAACCTGGTTTCATGGTGGAAGGTGCCACTCTAGAAACTGTCACTCCGATCCCA